The following proteins come from a genomic window of Miscanthus floridulus cultivar M001 chromosome 2, ASM1932011v1, whole genome shotgun sequence:
- the LOC136536840 gene encoding uncharacterized protein, with the protein MGQVGQPAQQALIGGALPQQGGVAAYHGHQQPPFHAGPDAGHQGGGTVGSSSAAHLPPLVEAGTVHGGGAPAASQQATAMVLDSAPMKAPEQLKEVVPSASEPKGNMLEIPESSEKGAQKNKGKPYCYRYRTKGHTIHECTVVLCCEICYGDHTTKLCPNSKKTNTSAIPCGYAVEGLGFYFIPVVENAKVNVQEKKAVVRVLEGSFTVDQLTVELEKLLPDKKHKWEIKTKGTDAFIINFPSADLLETVVNWGPMDAKAVEGKIRFEKGTDNEVYKREIEKVWVQFRGLPQEFKKFPIIWAVGTILGVPQAVDTIFTKNTGRARMKVAVLDPNLIPDFVDVVIGDYVYELQFAVEDNTLNGEPQLIDMDSTKEGDPKEENPKEGDPKEENLKGGNSKEKMDVDGKIGDAEASGNGNGDLPPMVGQHSSPNGAAQLEEIGESTITQSKHVKPSKNPRALLSQSGGDAWKATMLPPQIDSGNLNNKFNGGIASPVRSSKRNASTMD; encoded by the coding sequence ATGGGGCAGGTCGGCCAGCCAGCCCAGCAGGCACTCATCGGGGGCGCTCTTCCACAGCAAGGAGGTGTGGCGGCTTACCATGGCCACCAGCAGCCGCCATTCCATGCCGGACCAGATGCTGGTCACCAAGGGGGTGGCACAGTCGGCTCATCCTCTGCTGCACACCTGCCTCCTCTGGTGGAGGCCGGTACAGTGCATGGAGGGGGCGCTCCAGCAGCAAGTCAGCAAGCCACCGCGATGGTGCTGGATTCAGCGCCAATGAAGGCTCCAGAGCAACTCAAGGAGGTTGTCCCATCGGCTTCAGAGCCGAAAGGTAATATGTTAGAAATCCCAGAGTCGTCTGAGAAAGGGGCACAAAAAAATAAAGGCAAGCCATATTGCTATCGCTATCGCACTAAAGGTCATACAATTCATGAGTGCACTGTTGTCCTTTGCTGTGAGATTTGTTATGGAGATCATACGACTAAATTGTGCCCGAATAGTAAAAAAACAAATACAAGTGCTATTCCTTGTGGTTATGCTGTGGAAGGCCTAGGTTTCTATTTTATTCCGGTGGTTGAAAATGCAAAAGTAAATGTTCAGGAAAAGAAAGCTGTGGTACGTGTTTTGGAAGGTTCTTTTACTGTTGATCAATTGacagtggaactagaaaagctaCTACCTGACAAGAAACATAAATGGGAAATTAAGACAAAAGGCACTGATGCTTTTATTATTAATTTTCCCTCGGCTGACCTATTGGAAACAGTGGTTAACTGGGGTCCTATGGATGCTAAGGCAGTTGAAGGAAAGATTCGCTTTGAAAAAGGAACTGACAATGAGGTTTATAAACGTGAAATTGAGAAAGTATGGGTGCAGTTCAGAGGACTACCTCAAGAGTTCAAAAAGTTTCCCATTATATGGGCGGTTGGAACTATCTTGGGTGTCCCTCAGGCTGTTGACACTATCTTTACTAAGAACACTGGCAGGGCAAGGATGAAAGTAGCAGTGCTAGACCCAAATCTTATCCCAGATTTTGTGGATGTGGTGATTGGGGACTATGTTTACGAGCTACAGTTTGCAGTTGAAGACAACACCCTCAATGGTGAGCCACAGCTCATTGACATGGACTCTACCAAAGAGGGTGACCCTAAGGAGGAGAATCCCAAGGAAGGAGATCCAAAAGAGGAAAATCTCAAAGGGGGAAACTCTAAGGAAAAAATGGATGTGGATGGAAAAATAGGAGATGCTGAGGCATCCGGCAATGGCAATGGTGACCTGCCACCTATGGTTGGCCAACACAGCAGCCCCAATGGGGCGGCACAGCTGGAGGAAATAGGGGAGTCTACCATCACCCAGAGTAAGCATGTGAAGCCAAGTAAGAATCCAAGAGCTTTACTTTCTCAGTCTGGAGGGGATGCTTGGAAAGCTACTATGTTGCCACCTCAAATCGACTCTGGGAATCTGAACAATAAATTCAACGGTGGGATAGCTTCACCGGTGAGATCCAGCAAGAGGAATGCCTCAACTATGGATTAG